One window from the genome of bacterium encodes:
- a CDS encoding methyltransferase domain-containing protein, with the protein MIKLTHGKIRGFLAKYATGAHTLDIGATSGEHKDYFPDSIAVDIDPARKPDVLGDAHRLPFPDGSFERVVCAEMLEHADDPRQVVEEIHRVLAPGGLALLTTRFAFPVHDAPGDYWRFTPYGLRKLFHRFEIVEAAGDSGPFYALGVQLQRIFFQSDVRGGKVTKGLLYLLALLFSRMDWLVVRSYGDINRSAPEDHLLSGGVFIAARKRVS; encoded by the coding sequence ATGATAAAACTCACGCACGGCAAGATACGCGGATTCCTCGCGAAGTACGCCACCGGCGCGCACACGCTCGACATCGGGGCGACGAGCGGCGAGCACAAGGACTATTTTCCGGACAGCATCGCGGTCGATATCGATCCCGCGCGAAAGCCGGACGTGCTCGGGGACGCGCACCGGTTGCCGTTTCCGGACGGAAGTTTCGAGCGGGTAGTATGCGCCGAGATGCTCGAACATGCGGATGATCCGAGGCAAGTAGTCGAGGAAATCCACCGGGTGCTTGCGCCCGGCGGCCTCGCCCTCCTTACGACGCGCTTCGCGTTTCCGGTCCACGACGCGCCCGGGGATTACTGGCGCTTCACGCCGTACGGCCTCCGGAAGCTGTTCCACCGGTTCGAAATCGTCGAAGCGGCAGGGGACAGCGGGCCGTTCTACGCCCTTGGCGTGCAGCTTCAGCGGATATTCTTCCAGTCCGACGTGCGGGGAGGAAAAGTTACGAAGGGTCTCCTTTATCTTCTCGCGCTTCTCTTTTCACGGATGGACTGGCTCGTCGTGCGCTCGTATGGCGATATCAACCGTTCCGCTCCCGAAGATCATCTGCTGTCCGGAGGCGTCTTTATCGCGGCCCGGAAGCGCGTATCCTGA
- a CDS encoding oligosaccharide flippase family protein yields MKRFRNTPLVRLLERYTKTDITYLASGGFWLSLDQVATGLAAFLLAIAFAHFVPKETYGTYRYLLSAFWVLTAFSLTGLPTALSQAVARGREGVYRSSFATSLAWGLPFGVIALGISAYYFVNANAQFGYGFLIIAVLGPLMQPAYLFGSYLIGKKEFRVVAISGAIFAVAPAAALFATMFATQSPLVFLVIYLLSSVVTGFALAAFTYIRYRPNRVNDPEFRALGAHFSVMNLLTTLAGQVDKLVVFHYLGAVELAVYAFATALPEQLKNVFGGVSTLALPKFVARPFEEVRANFWNRLWLLTAGLALAALAYAAAAPMLFHIFFPTYAEAIFYSQVYALALVPIGSALPSTLLQAQEAKRELYILNIVSPVFQILALVLLTSMYGLIGAIAARIAGRVWTFAVSGALLEAYAWRRKRFSGA; encoded by the coding sequence ATGAAAAGATTCCGAAATACTCCGCTCGTGCGGCTTCTCGAGCGCTATACCAAAACCGATATAACCTACCTCGCGTCAGGCGGTTTCTGGCTGTCGCTTGATCAGGTAGCGACGGGGCTTGCCGCGTTCCTGCTGGCGATCGCGTTCGCGCATTTCGTCCCGAAGGAAACGTACGGAACCTACCGGTATCTTTTGTCCGCGTTCTGGGTACTGACCGCCTTTTCCCTCACCGGCCTCCCTACCGCGCTTTCCCAGGCGGTCGCCCGGGGGCGCGAGGGGGTATACCGTTCGTCATTCGCGACGAGCCTCGCATGGGGCCTGCCGTTTGGCGTTATCGCGCTTGGCATAAGCGCCTACTACTTCGTGAACGCGAACGCGCAATTCGGGTACGGGTTCCTCATCATCGCCGTTCTCGGTCCCCTCATGCAGCCCGCGTATTTGTTCGGGTCGTATCTCATCGGCAAGAAAGAGTTTCGTGTGGTCGCCATCTCGGGCGCGATATTCGCCGTTGCGCCAGCCGCCGCGCTTTTCGCGACCATGTTCGCGACGCAGAGTCCGCTCGTATTTCTCGTTATCTATCTGCTCAGCAGCGTTGTTACGGGCTTCGCGCTCGCGGCATTCACGTATATCAGGTACCGTCCGAACCGCGTGAACGATCCGGAATTCCGGGCGCTCGGCGCGCACTTCAGCGTCATGAATCTCCTCACGACGCTCGCGGGACAGGTTGATAAGCTCGTCGTCTTCCATTATCTCGGCGCGGTCGAGCTGGCCGTCTACGCATTCGCCACCGCTCTTCCCGAACAGCTTAAGAACGTATTCGGCGGCGTCTCGACCCTGGCGCTTCCCAAGTTCGTCGCGCGGCCCTTTGAAGAGGTGCGGGCGAATTTCTGGAACCGCCTGTGGCTTTTGACCGCGGGCCTTGCGCTCGCGGCGCTTGCCTATGCGGCGGCCGCACCGATGCTCTTCCACATTTTCTTTCCGACCTATGCCGAAGCCATCTTCTATTCGCAGGTGTACGCGCTCGCGCTCGTTCCGATCGGGAGCGCCCTTCCCTCGACGCTCCTGCAGGCCCAGGAAGCGAAGCGGGAACTCTATATCCTCAATATTGTGTCCCCTGTTTTCCAGATCCTCGCGCTCGTTCTTCTTACGAGCATGTACGGCCTTATAGGCGCCATCGCAGCGCGCATCGCGGGACGGGTATGGACGTTCGCCGTGAGCGGCGCGCTCCTTGAAGCGTATGCGTGGCGCAGGAAGCGCTTCTCGGGCGCATAG
- a CDS encoding LamG domain-containing protein, with amino-acid sequence MRHTSFVPLLVAAFLFALPSAALAAEPPYALSLFAAGTTSPSQQKIVTDVIPSSLTIDWNTGNVHLLNLITSDIGLAFGGAQPGSEYKLILNQDASGNRTVAWPGSILWLGGEAPTLSAAAGSADVFTFLYDGARYLGSYALGYGAPKPASTSGRIITHHSSHHSSGGGSSGGNDDENDDDEGDGGGNDEPDTPPDDTPPAPVPAAYSDGSLVSYWKLDETGGDAIDSVGGNTLANNGTVYAPGLVHNAARITGAGRAGHYFTADDLTQNGLDVTGDMTLACWVKFGSQPPDMYPILAKWGGPSDANSYRLAYANAGGTGALFFGTNGSSNEQVTIPQTLSDGAWYYIAATASGTTGTIYVNGAGIGTGTVAETKNDSSTAFGLGYQAGGNISGDQLQDECGVWSRALTAGEIAELYNGGAGNQYPE; translated from the coding sequence ATGAGACATACGTCGTTCGTTCCGCTCCTGGTAGCGGCATTTTTATTCGCTCTGCCCTCGGCAGCGCTCGCGGCGGAGCCGCCGTACGCTCTTTCCTTATTCGCCGCCGGAACCACTTCGCCCTCCCAGCAAAAGATAGTTACCGACGTGATTCCCTCGTCGCTTACGATCGACTGGAATACGGGGAACGTGCATTTGCTCAACCTCATCACGAGCGATATCGGCCTGGCGTTCGGAGGCGCGCAGCCGGGAAGCGAATACAAGCTTATCCTCAACCAGGATGCGTCCGGAAACCGTACCGTCGCATGGCCCGGTTCGATCCTGTGGCTCGGGGGCGAAGCGCCGACCTTAAGCGCTGCCGCGGGGAGTGCCGATGTGTTTACGTTTCTGTATGACGGCGCCCGTTACTTAGGTTCCTATGCGCTCGGATACGGAGCTCCGAAACCTGCGTCAACCTCCGGCCGCATTATTACCCACCATTCTTCTCATCATAGTTCCGGCGGAGGCAGTTCGGGAGGGAACGATGACGAGAACGACGATGATGAAGGCGATGGGGGCGGCAACGACGAGCCTGATACTCCTCCCGATGATACTCCGCCCGCTCCGGTGCCTGCCGCGTATTCGGACGGCTCGCTCGTTTCCTACTGGAAACTCGACGAGACGGGCGGCGATGCCATCGATTCGGTCGGCGGCAATACGTTGGCAAACAACGGCACCGTGTACGCGCCAGGCCTCGTTCATAATGCCGCCCGGATTACGGGCGCGGGCAGGGCAGGGCATTATTTCACCGCCGACGACTTAACCCAGAACGGGCTCGACGTGACGGGAGACATGACGCTCGCGTGCTGGGTCAAATTCGGGTCGCAGCCGCCGGACATGTATCCGATCCTCGCGAAGTGGGGCGGGCCGTCTGATGCGAATTCGTACCGTCTAGCATATGCAAATGCCGGGGGAACAGGCGCATTGTTTTTCGGCACCAACGGCTCAAGCAACGAGCAAGTTACCATCCCCCAGACGCTTTCGGACGGCGCCTGGTATTACATCGCCGCCACCGCGAGCGGAACGACGGGAACGATCTATGTGAACGGCGCGGGCATCGGCACCGGAACCGTAGCGGAAACGAAGAACGACAGCTCCACGGCGTTCGGGCTCGGGTACCAGGCCGGAGGCAATATCTCCGGGGACCAATTGCAGGACGAGTGCGGCGTCTGGTCCCGGGCTCTCACCGCAGGCGAAATAGCCGAACTCTATAACGGAGGAGCCGGGAATCAGTATCCGGAATAA
- a CDS encoding glycosyltransferase family 39 protein produces the protein MEPLRAISHTALTPLVCVLIIGAGLAVFKLDAAGLTLNSDYASYLETAELFRGAPDAAANPGRILKPLAPLSVAALETALPPGTAFLVQVVVFYFLLIAACYALGRAFGFAAKESALLALLLGASYPVLRYGVDLYTETGALFFCVLSFALTLRYLRAPGWRVLLINSAVITLGFLWKEYSAVAALAFGLAILAHPALSWRERFRDLFVYVGVFAVVNLAWEIFVYTRYHYTYLSWYHQAGEAGFKTEFTAFNIAKSLAALLGLGWLLVPFGLARVRGLAVWQKRFLLIAIPASCMAFFWGYVSSRLFFIIAPAFALIAVLALSRVRHPAVRYGLVCAVLAGNVAWLLASA, from the coding sequence ATGGAGCCGCTGCGCGCTATCTCCCATACGGCCCTCACGCCGCTTGTATGCGTTCTAATCATCGGCGCGGGACTCGCGGTCTTTAAGCTCGATGCCGCCGGGCTTACGCTCAATAGCGACTACGCGAGCTATCTTGAAACCGCGGAACTTTTCAGGGGCGCGCCGGATGCGGCCGCGAATCCCGGGAGAATCCTGAAGCCGCTCGCTCCGCTTTCGGTCGCGGCGCTCGAAACGGCGCTTCCTCCGGGAACCGCGTTTCTCGTGCAGGTTGTCGTCTTTTATTTCCTTCTCATAGCGGCCTGCTACGCGCTCGGGCGCGCCTTCGGATTCGCTGCGAAGGAGAGCGCGCTCCTTGCGCTCCTGCTTGGCGCGAGCTATCCCGTGCTCAGGTACGGCGTTGATCTGTATACGGAAACAGGCGCGCTCTTCTTTTGCGTGCTTTCGTTCGCGCTCACGCTCCGGTACCTGCGCGCTCCCGGATGGCGAGTGCTCCTTATAAACAGCGCAGTCATCACCCTCGGCTTCCTTTGGAAGGAGTACAGCGCCGTCGCGGCGCTCGCCTTCGGCCTTGCGATTCTCGCGCACCCGGCTCTTTCGTGGCGCGAGAGGTTCCGCGACCTTTTCGTATATGTCGGTGTCTTCGCGGTCGTGAATCTTGCCTGGGAAATCTTTGTCTATACACGTTATCACTACACGTATCTCTCCTGGTATCACCAGGCGGGCGAAGCCGGTTTCAAGACCGAATTCACGGCCTTCAACATCGCGAAAAGCCTCGCGGCGCTTCTCGGCCTTGGCTGGCTTCTCGTGCCGTTCGGTCTCGCCCGCGTCCGTGGGCTTGCCGTGTGGCAGAAGCGCTTCCTGCTTATCGCCATCCCTGCCTCCTGCATGGCGTTCTTCTGGGGGTATGTTTCGTCCCGGTTGTTTTTCATCATCGCGCCCGCTTTCGCGCTCATCGCGGTGCTTGCGCTGTCGCGGGTACGGCATCCTGCCGTGCGCTACGGCCTGGTCTGTGCCGTGCTTGCCGGGAACGTAGCCTGGCTGCTTGCTTCGGCGTGA
- a CDS encoding class I SAM-dependent methyltransferase, protein MLMFNFLRIRIFDFLKKRNMDRVYQRGGMWGREQGVADIKAAIGLINSRRYARCLDLGTGRGQYAEEAAPHCGEVLAIDISPEAVERAKERLGHIPNIRFSVANLRTFGSSEPFDLVILGDTLYYLGDLRFPLEFRKAIANIVRLVAPEGRILMVNYISPGRSEKQLREYAALFQAEGMRIEHNDIFSDGPKRWLQTVLVRN, encoded by the coding sequence ATGCTTATGTTCAATTTCCTCAGAATCCGCATATTCGACTTCCTCAAGAAGAGGAATATGGACCGGGTGTATCAACGCGGCGGCATGTGGGGCCGGGAGCAGGGCGTAGCGGATATCAAAGCCGCCATCGGACTTATAAACAGCCGGCGCTATGCCCGCTGCCTTGACCTTGGCACGGGAAGGGGCCAGTATGCGGAAGAAGCCGCGCCCCATTGCGGAGAGGTCCTGGCAATCGATATTTCTCCGGAAGCTGTCGAACGCGCGAAGGAGCGGCTCGGACATATTCCGAATATCCGCTTCTCGGTTGCGAATCTGCGCACATTCGGATCCTCCGAACCTTTCGATCTCGTCATCCTCGGGGACACCCTGTATTATCTCGGCGATCTCCGCTTCCCGCTCGAATTCCGGAAGGCCATAGCGAATATCGTACGACTCGTCGCTCCCGAAGGACGCATCCTCATGGTGAATTATATTTCGCCCGGGCGGAGCGAAAAACAGCTGCGGGAATATGCGGCCCTGTTCCAGGCCGAAGGAATGCGCATTGAGCATAACGATATATTTTCAGACGGCCCGAAGCGGTGGCTTCAGACCGTGCTCGTGCGGAACTGA
- a CDS encoding GtrA family protein, with translation MPSPHMRKLARYVVSGGTATAVNLLVLYLLVDHAGMHYLSASVLSFLSSTVVSFTLQKFWTFRNRATERMHFQFALYALITVTNICINTALMYGFVDVLGVWYLAAQVLSGGLIAIASYFTYQKLVFASA, from the coding sequence ATGCCCTCTCCCCATATGCGCAAGCTCGCGCGCTATGTCGTTTCCGGCGGAACCGCAACCGCGGTGAATTTGCTCGTGCTCTATCTTCTCGTCGATCACGCGGGTATGCATTATCTTTCCGCCTCGGTCCTCTCCTTCCTCAGCTCGACCGTCGTGAGCTTTACGCTTCAGAAGTTCTGGACGTTCCGGAACCGGGCGACCGAACGCATGCACTTCCAGTTCGCGCTCTACGCACTCATCACGGTCACGAACATTTGCATCAATACCGCTCTCATGTACGGTTTCGTGGACGTGCTTGGCGTTTGGTACCTCGCCGCGCAGGTGCTCTCGGGCGGACTCATCGCCATTGCAAGTTATTTTACGTACCAGAAGCTCGTCTTCGCGTCCGCATGA
- a CDS encoding glycosyltransferase family 2 protein, translated as MKKLSVIIPAYNEERTLAEIVRRVRAIDLSPLEIEVIVVDNNSKDSTYAIASGIPGIRVIKEKTPGKGAAVRAGFAAAAGDMVIIQDADLEYEPKDYASVIAPILSGKVKAVVGVRTIIPEDAPPRGVAYDIGNTLITLATNILYGGNAEEYTGCYKAFTKELIDSIQVREHGFAYEHELVCKVLKRGNAVASVPIHYYPRSYDEGKKINWKDGFRILWAIIKYRFVD; from the coding sequence ATGAAGAAACTTTCCGTCATTATTCCCGCGTATAACGAGGAGCGCACGCTTGCCGAAATCGTGCGGCGCGTACGGGCCATCGACCTGTCGCCGCTTGAAATCGAGGTTATCGTCGTCGACAACAATTCCAAGGATTCGACCTACGCCATCGCTTCCGGCATCCCCGGCATTCGCGTCATCAAGGAAAAAACGCCCGGCAAAGGCGCGGCGGTGCGCGCGGGCTTTGCTGCCGCGGCCGGGGACATGGTGATCATCCAGGACGCCGATCTCGAGTACGAGCCGAAAGACTATGCCTCCGTGATCGCGCCGATCCTCTCCGGGAAGGTGAAGGCGGTCGTCGGCGTGCGCACGATCATTCCCGAAGACGCCCCGCCCCGCGGAGTGGCATACGATATCGGAAATACGCTCATCACGCTTGCGACGAACATTCTCTACGGAGGCAATGCCGAAGAATATACGGGCTGTTATAAGGCGTTTACGAAAGAGCTTATCGATTCCATACAGGTACGGGAGCATGGTTTCGCCTACGAGCACGAGCTCGTATGCAAAGTACTGAAGCGCGGAAATGCGGTCGCGAGCGTCCCGATCCACTATTACCCCCGCAGCTACGACGAAGGCAAAAAGATCAACTGGAAGGACGGGTTCCGCATCCTTTGGGCGATCATCAAATACCGCTTCGTCGATTAG